A DNA window from Scylla paramamosain isolate STU-SP2022 chromosome 10, ASM3559412v1, whole genome shotgun sequence contains the following coding sequences:
- the LOC135104435 gene encoding uncharacterized protein LOC135104435 isoform X5 — translation MAGPPPLLNAGVDMASPPPRFTNFLPSAPEPLLHYSFPSEADTLAYVDALKHSDLSDWRSLQEVAARAGAGSCSGAVTTSVLTALYLLGLFNLCVASPASCCVPPASGRRRRRSSVDATLPPLLNNLQYNLSSLSLEQFRALPHVTTPDGGRVPLHISVVEQVRKLWDSNPRLLSSVSCSSATESVRSSFISLSGVASGIILAYSVAQLNQCYPDHTPHTNNPPKIWFFPIPKAATQPRFPVPMIPVDIPVSGDDEEEDGCPRDEVPLGLDRCAPLLSSNPCPYRHWVLLNSDTRTGECVPRLCADNYVYVETDQLCHDVNEPGICPGNRRLYLTAYGTAVCDCPEGMFPGPNDSCYFLYEKAYCNRGSVLQFDRTSKTLTCRPDPCSHVNSQLWPDDLPYAPRPKDGFCYQFNEQGPCKAGQRFGYDTDKLEATCVSLMEAGLARPRRSFQYQQMSFPATQDRQYHHYQVSYIIMNGTTWDLEVKGIKRTKRDVAEPQRGTPHLSSGHLVVPFIDTRSFPRDVHPSQRPQALRWARRRHTWRGNNHARRVHAIRHQRGAARTRAMEGQASHHIRRKVYNRARLKNRRMNGGRARQSRETTFDSELRRDFRSIVKINHSPAMRPVVVPQTPSLSAVARPVRKVNLRSGGRAARQNSRRRKNKKRGKGRRKKKGRKRRKKKKGRRRGHRRRHRLDGSRNSTRTKGKRKRKHPRLPFRVPTVIPPLAVNATSGGARGVGGTNSSDADGVSGDEEEKVEDLSSSEMSLPKYLRHRGRRQLGEGGGIIQAPLLSACKPGAKRDYNYKCRPKFIPQGRDRRRVGGVSVGPRRPTISCPKGTRLDPRGKCQQIG, via the exons ATGGCCGGGCCGCCGCCCCTCCTGAACGCCGGTGTGGACATGgcctcccctccaccccgcTTCACGAATTTCCTGCCCTCCGCCCCAGAGCCGCTCCTCCACTACAGCTTTCCCTCCGAGGCAGACACGCTGGCCTACGTCGACGCCCTCAAACATTCTGACCTCAGTGACTGGAGGTCGCTGCAGGAG GTGGCGGCGCGGGCAGGGGCTGGATCTTGTTCGGGCGCAGTCACCACCTCGGTTCTGACTGCGCTGTATCTGCTGGGTCTCTTCAACCTGTGCGTCGCGTCACCTGCCTCCTGCTGCGTCCCTCCAGCCTcgggccgccgccgccgtcgcag CTCCGTTGACGCCACACTCCCGCCGCTACTCAACAACCTGCAGTACAACCTCTCTAGCCTTTCCCTGGAACAGTTCCGTGCCCTGCCGCATGTCACCACTCCTGACGGCGGCCGTGTTCCCCTCCACATATCAGTAGTCGAGCAG GTACGAAAGCTGTGGGACTCCAATCCTCGTCTGCTGTCATCCGTGTCGTGCTCATCGGCCACGGAATCAGTGCGCTCGTCTTTCATCTCCCTAAGCGGCGTGGCGTCTGGCATCATTCTGGCTTACAGCGTGGCGCAGCTCAACCAGTGCTACCCCGACCACACCCCGCACACAAACAACCCTCCCAAGATATGGTTCTTTCCTATCCCCAAGGCAGCCACCCAGCCACGGTTCCCCGTCCCCATGATCCCGGTGGACATTCCCGTCTCAG GcgatgacgaggaagaagacGGCTGCCCGAGGGATGAGGTGCCGCTAGGGTTGGACCGATGtgcccctctcctctcttccaacCCGTGTCCCTACCGCCACTGGGTCCTCCTCAACAGCGACACACGCACG ggAGAGTGTGTTCCACGTTTATGTGCCGACAATTATGTGTATGTGGAGACCGATCAGCTGTGTCATGACGTGAACGAGCCTGGCATATGTCCCGGCAACAGGCGCCTCTACCTCACCGCCTATGGCACTGCCGTCTGCGACTGTCCGGAAG GTATGTTCCCGGGACCCAACGACTCGTGTTACTTCCTGTATGAGAAAGCCTACTGCAACCGCGGATCTGTCCTGCAATTTGACCGCACCTCCAAGACTCTCACCTGCAGGCCTGATCCGTGCAGCCACGTCAACAGTCAGCTCTGGCCCGACGACCTGCCCTACGCCCCGCGTCCCAAGGATGGTTTCTGCTACCAATTTAACGAG CAAGGACCATGCAAGGCAGGGCAAAGATTTGGCTACGACACGGACAAGCTGGAAGCTACCTGCGTCTCCCTCATGGAAGCTGGCCTTGCTCGACCCCGCAGGTCTTTCCAGTATCAACAGATGTCGTTCCCGGCCACCCAGGACCGCCAGTACCATCACTATCAG GTATCGTATATAATTATGAACGGCACGACCTGGGATCTTGAGGTGAAGGGAATCAAGAGGACCAAGAGGGACGTAGCCGAACCTCAGCGAGGAACACCGCACCTCTCCTCTGGCCATCTTGTAGTGCCCTTCATCGACACAAGAAGTTTTCCACGAGATGTCCACCCCTCCCAGCGGCCTCAGGCCTTGCGATGGGCTCGCCGCAGGCACACATGGAGGGGCAATAATCACGCCAGACGAGTCCATGCCATTAGACACCAGAGGGGCGCCGCAAGGACTCGTGCAATGGAAGGTCAGGCATCACACCACATCAGGAGAAAAGTTTATAATCGAGCTAgattgaaaaacagaagaatgaATGGTGGACGAGCTCGTCAAAGTCGAGAGACAACCTTCGATTCGGAACTCCGACGTGATTTCCGCAGCATTGTCAAG ATCAATCATTCTCCGGCAATGCGCCCTGTTGTGGTGCCACAGACACCGTCTCTTTCGGCCGTTGCTCGCCCTGTCCGGAAGGTTAACCTTAGAAGTGGTGGCAGAGCGGCTCGACAGAACTCTAGgcggaggaagaataagaagaggggcaaagggagaagaaaaaagaaaggacggaagcgcaggaaaaagaagaaaggacgcAGGCGCGGTCACAGAAGGCGACACAGACTTGATGGTTCCAGAAACTCTACCAgaacaaaagggaaaaggaaaaggaaacatccCCGCCTGCCGTTCCGCGTCCCCACGGTGATTCCTCCCTTGGCTGTCAATGCCACTTCTGGCGGGGCAAGGGGCGTGGGAGGTACCAACAGCAGCGACGCAGATGGAGTTTCAggcgatgaggaagagaaagtagaagacTTGTCATCTTCAGAGATGTCACTGCCCAAGTACCTACGTCACCGGGGCCGGCGCCAACTGGGCGAGGGAGGCGGCATCATTCAGGCGCCTCTGCTGAGTGCCTGCAAACCCGGTGCTAAGAGGGACTATAACTACAAGTGTCGACCCAAGTTCATCCCTCAGGGGCGCGACAGGCGAAGGGTTGGGGGCGTGTCTGTGGGACCCCGCAGACCAACCATATCTTGCCCTAAG GGTACTCGGCTTGATCCCCGTGGCAAGTGTCAGCAAATCGGATGA
- the LOC135104435 gene encoding uncharacterized protein LOC135104435 isoform X3 — MGGGRQWHAKIAEEWELQTDRCQVAGGEGAMAGPPPLLNAGVDMASPPPRFTNFLPSAPEPLLHYSFPSEADTLAYVDALKHSDLSDWRSLQEVAARAGAGSCSGAVTTSVLTALYLLGLFNLCVASPASCCVPPASGRRRRRSSVDATLPPLLNNLQYNLSSLSLEQFRALPHVTTPDGGRVPLHISVVEQVRKLWDSNPRLLSSVSCSSATESVRSSFISLSGVASGIILAYSVAQLNQCYPDHTPHTNNPPKIWFFPIPKAATQPRFPVPMIPVDIPVSGDDEEEDGCPRDEVPLGLDRCAPLLSSNPCPYRHWVLLNSDTRTGECVPRLCADNYVYVETDQLCHDVNEPGICPGNRRLYLTAYGTAVCDCPEGMFPGPNDSCYFLYEKAYCNRGSVLQFDRTSKTLTCRPDPCSHVNSQLWPDDLPYAPRPKDGFCYQFNEQGPCKAGQRFGYDTDKLEATCVSLMEAGLARPRRSFQYQQMSFPATQDRQYHHYQVSYIIMNGTTWDLEVKGIKRTKRDVAEPQRGTPHLSSGHLVVPFIDTRSFPRDVHPSQRPQALRWARRRHTWRGNNHARRVHAIRHQRGAARTRAMEGQASHHIRRKVYNRARLKNRRMNGGRARQSRETTFDSELRRDFRSIVKINHSPAMRPVVVPQTPSLSAVARPVRKVNLRSGGRAARQNSRRRKNKKRGKGRRKKKGRKRRKKKKGRRRGHRRRHRLDGSRNSTRTKGKRKRKHPRLPFRVPTVIPPLAVNATSGGARGVGGTNSSDADGVSGDEEEKVEDLSSSEMSLPKYLRHRGRRQLGEGGGIIQAPLLSACKPGAKRDYNYKCRPKFIPQGRDRRRVGGVSVGPRRPTISCPKGTRLDPRGKCQQIG; from the exons ATGGGCGGCGGGCGGCAATGGCATGCAAAGATTGCGGAGGAATGGGAACTACAAACG GACAGGTGTCAGGTGGCAGGTGGTGAGGGCGCCATGGCCGGGCCGCCGCCCCTCCTGAACGCCGGTGTGGACATGgcctcccctccaccccgcTTCACGAATTTCCTGCCCTCCGCCCCAGAGCCGCTCCTCCACTACAGCTTTCCCTCCGAGGCAGACACGCTGGCCTACGTCGACGCCCTCAAACATTCTGACCTCAGTGACTGGAGGTCGCTGCAGGAG GTGGCGGCGCGGGCAGGGGCTGGATCTTGTTCGGGCGCAGTCACCACCTCGGTTCTGACTGCGCTGTATCTGCTGGGTCTCTTCAACCTGTGCGTCGCGTCACCTGCCTCCTGCTGCGTCCCTCCAGCCTcgggccgccgccgccgtcgcag CTCCGTTGACGCCACACTCCCGCCGCTACTCAACAACCTGCAGTACAACCTCTCTAGCCTTTCCCTGGAACAGTTCCGTGCCCTGCCGCATGTCACCACTCCTGACGGCGGCCGTGTTCCCCTCCACATATCAGTAGTCGAGCAG GTACGAAAGCTGTGGGACTCCAATCCTCGTCTGCTGTCATCCGTGTCGTGCTCATCGGCCACGGAATCAGTGCGCTCGTCTTTCATCTCCCTAAGCGGCGTGGCGTCTGGCATCATTCTGGCTTACAGCGTGGCGCAGCTCAACCAGTGCTACCCCGACCACACCCCGCACACAAACAACCCTCCCAAGATATGGTTCTTTCCTATCCCCAAGGCAGCCACCCAGCCACGGTTCCCCGTCCCCATGATCCCGGTGGACATTCCCGTCTCAG GcgatgacgaggaagaagacGGCTGCCCGAGGGATGAGGTGCCGCTAGGGTTGGACCGATGtgcccctctcctctcttccaacCCGTGTCCCTACCGCCACTGGGTCCTCCTCAACAGCGACACACGCACG ggAGAGTGTGTTCCACGTTTATGTGCCGACAATTATGTGTATGTGGAGACCGATCAGCTGTGTCATGACGTGAACGAGCCTGGCATATGTCCCGGCAACAGGCGCCTCTACCTCACCGCCTATGGCACTGCCGTCTGCGACTGTCCGGAAG GTATGTTCCCGGGACCCAACGACTCGTGTTACTTCCTGTATGAGAAAGCCTACTGCAACCGCGGATCTGTCCTGCAATTTGACCGCACCTCCAAGACTCTCACCTGCAGGCCTGATCCGTGCAGCCACGTCAACAGTCAGCTCTGGCCCGACGACCTGCCCTACGCCCCGCGTCCCAAGGATGGTTTCTGCTACCAATTTAACGAG CAAGGACCATGCAAGGCAGGGCAAAGATTTGGCTACGACACGGACAAGCTGGAAGCTACCTGCGTCTCCCTCATGGAAGCTGGCCTTGCTCGACCCCGCAGGTCTTTCCAGTATCAACAGATGTCGTTCCCGGCCACCCAGGACCGCCAGTACCATCACTATCAG GTATCGTATATAATTATGAACGGCACGACCTGGGATCTTGAGGTGAAGGGAATCAAGAGGACCAAGAGGGACGTAGCCGAACCTCAGCGAGGAACACCGCACCTCTCCTCTGGCCATCTTGTAGTGCCCTTCATCGACACAAGAAGTTTTCCACGAGATGTCCACCCCTCCCAGCGGCCTCAGGCCTTGCGATGGGCTCGCCGCAGGCACACATGGAGGGGCAATAATCACGCCAGACGAGTCCATGCCATTAGACACCAGAGGGGCGCCGCAAGGACTCGTGCAATGGAAGGTCAGGCATCACACCACATCAGGAGAAAAGTTTATAATCGAGCTAgattgaaaaacagaagaatgaATGGTGGACGAGCTCGTCAAAGTCGAGAGACAACCTTCGATTCGGAACTCCGACGTGATTTCCGCAGCATTGTCAAG ATCAATCATTCTCCGGCAATGCGCCCTGTTGTGGTGCCACAGACACCGTCTCTTTCGGCCGTTGCTCGCCCTGTCCGGAAGGTTAACCTTAGAAGTGGTGGCAGAGCGGCTCGACAGAACTCTAGgcggaggaagaataagaagaggggcaaagggagaagaaaaaagaaaggacggaagcgcaggaaaaagaagaaaggacgcAGGCGCGGTCACAGAAGGCGACACAGACTTGATGGTTCCAGAAACTCTACCAgaacaaaagggaaaaggaaaaggaaacatccCCGCCTGCCGTTCCGCGTCCCCACGGTGATTCCTCCCTTGGCTGTCAATGCCACTTCTGGCGGGGCAAGGGGCGTGGGAGGTACCAACAGCAGCGACGCAGATGGAGTTTCAggcgatgaggaagagaaagtagaagacTTGTCATCTTCAGAGATGTCACTGCCCAAGTACCTACGTCACCGGGGCCGGCGCCAACTGGGCGAGGGAGGCGGCATCATTCAGGCGCCTCTGCTGAGTGCCTGCAAACCCGGTGCTAAGAGGGACTATAACTACAAGTGTCGACCCAAGTTCATCCCTCAGGGGCGCGACAGGCGAAGGGTTGGGGGCGTGTCTGTGGGACCCCGCAGACCAACCATATCTTGCCCTAAG GGTACTCGGCTTGATCCCCGTGGCAAGTGTCAGCAAATCGGATGA
- the LOC135104435 gene encoding uncharacterized protein LOC135104435 isoform X4, with protein MQRLRRNGNYKRCQVAGGEGAMAGPPPLLNAGVDMASPPPRFTNFLPSAPEPLLHYSFPSEADTLAYVDALKHSDLSDWRSLQEVAARAGAGSCSGAVTTSVLTALYLLGLFNLCVASPASCCVPPASGRRRRRSSVDATLPPLLNNLQYNLSSLSLEQFRALPHVTTPDGGRVPLHISVVEQVRKLWDSNPRLLSSVSCSSATESVRSSFISLSGVASGIILAYSVAQLNQCYPDHTPHTNNPPKIWFFPIPKAATQPRFPVPMIPVDIPVSGDDEEEDGCPRDEVPLGLDRCAPLLSSNPCPYRHWVLLNSDTRTGECVPRLCADNYVYVETDQLCHDVNEPGICPGNRRLYLTAYGTAVCDCPEGMFPGPNDSCYFLYEKAYCNRGSVLQFDRTSKTLTCRPDPCSHVNSQLWPDDLPYAPRPKDGFCYQFNEQGPCKAGQRFGYDTDKLEATCVSLMEAGLARPRRSFQYQQMSFPATQDRQYHHYQVSYIIMNGTTWDLEVKGIKRTKRDVAEPQRGTPHLSSGHLVVPFIDTRSFPRDVHPSQRPQALRWARRRHTWRGNNHARRVHAIRHQRGAARTRAMEGQASHHIRRKVYNRARLKNRRMNGGRARQSRETTFDSELRRDFRSIVKINHSPAMRPVVVPQTPSLSAVARPVRKVNLRSGGRAARQNSRRRKNKKRGKGRRKKKGRKRRKKKKGRRRGHRRRHRLDGSRNSTRTKGKRKRKHPRLPFRVPTVIPPLAVNATSGGARGVGGTNSSDADGVSGDEEEKVEDLSSSEMSLPKYLRHRGRRQLGEGGGIIQAPLLSACKPGAKRDYNYKCRPKFIPQGRDRRRVGGVSVGPRRPTISCPKGTRLDPRGKCQQIG; from the exons ATGCAAAGATTGCGGAGGAATGGGAACTACAAACG GTGTCAGGTGGCAGGTGGTGAGGGCGCCATGGCCGGGCCGCCGCCCCTCCTGAACGCCGGTGTGGACATGgcctcccctccaccccgcTTCACGAATTTCCTGCCCTCCGCCCCAGAGCCGCTCCTCCACTACAGCTTTCCCTCCGAGGCAGACACGCTGGCCTACGTCGACGCCCTCAAACATTCTGACCTCAGTGACTGGAGGTCGCTGCAGGAG GTGGCGGCGCGGGCAGGGGCTGGATCTTGTTCGGGCGCAGTCACCACCTCGGTTCTGACTGCGCTGTATCTGCTGGGTCTCTTCAACCTGTGCGTCGCGTCACCTGCCTCCTGCTGCGTCCCTCCAGCCTcgggccgccgccgccgtcgcag CTCCGTTGACGCCACACTCCCGCCGCTACTCAACAACCTGCAGTACAACCTCTCTAGCCTTTCCCTGGAACAGTTCCGTGCCCTGCCGCATGTCACCACTCCTGACGGCGGCCGTGTTCCCCTCCACATATCAGTAGTCGAGCAG GTACGAAAGCTGTGGGACTCCAATCCTCGTCTGCTGTCATCCGTGTCGTGCTCATCGGCCACGGAATCAGTGCGCTCGTCTTTCATCTCCCTAAGCGGCGTGGCGTCTGGCATCATTCTGGCTTACAGCGTGGCGCAGCTCAACCAGTGCTACCCCGACCACACCCCGCACACAAACAACCCTCCCAAGATATGGTTCTTTCCTATCCCCAAGGCAGCCACCCAGCCACGGTTCCCCGTCCCCATGATCCCGGTGGACATTCCCGTCTCAG GcgatgacgaggaagaagacGGCTGCCCGAGGGATGAGGTGCCGCTAGGGTTGGACCGATGtgcccctctcctctcttccaacCCGTGTCCCTACCGCCACTGGGTCCTCCTCAACAGCGACACACGCACG ggAGAGTGTGTTCCACGTTTATGTGCCGACAATTATGTGTATGTGGAGACCGATCAGCTGTGTCATGACGTGAACGAGCCTGGCATATGTCCCGGCAACAGGCGCCTCTACCTCACCGCCTATGGCACTGCCGTCTGCGACTGTCCGGAAG GTATGTTCCCGGGACCCAACGACTCGTGTTACTTCCTGTATGAGAAAGCCTACTGCAACCGCGGATCTGTCCTGCAATTTGACCGCACCTCCAAGACTCTCACCTGCAGGCCTGATCCGTGCAGCCACGTCAACAGTCAGCTCTGGCCCGACGACCTGCCCTACGCCCCGCGTCCCAAGGATGGTTTCTGCTACCAATTTAACGAG CAAGGACCATGCAAGGCAGGGCAAAGATTTGGCTACGACACGGACAAGCTGGAAGCTACCTGCGTCTCCCTCATGGAAGCTGGCCTTGCTCGACCCCGCAGGTCTTTCCAGTATCAACAGATGTCGTTCCCGGCCACCCAGGACCGCCAGTACCATCACTATCAG GTATCGTATATAATTATGAACGGCACGACCTGGGATCTTGAGGTGAAGGGAATCAAGAGGACCAAGAGGGACGTAGCCGAACCTCAGCGAGGAACACCGCACCTCTCCTCTGGCCATCTTGTAGTGCCCTTCATCGACACAAGAAGTTTTCCACGAGATGTCCACCCCTCCCAGCGGCCTCAGGCCTTGCGATGGGCTCGCCGCAGGCACACATGGAGGGGCAATAATCACGCCAGACGAGTCCATGCCATTAGACACCAGAGGGGCGCCGCAAGGACTCGTGCAATGGAAGGTCAGGCATCACACCACATCAGGAGAAAAGTTTATAATCGAGCTAgattgaaaaacagaagaatgaATGGTGGACGAGCTCGTCAAAGTCGAGAGACAACCTTCGATTCGGAACTCCGACGTGATTTCCGCAGCATTGTCAAG ATCAATCATTCTCCGGCAATGCGCCCTGTTGTGGTGCCACAGACACCGTCTCTTTCGGCCGTTGCTCGCCCTGTCCGGAAGGTTAACCTTAGAAGTGGTGGCAGAGCGGCTCGACAGAACTCTAGgcggaggaagaataagaagaggggcaaagggagaagaaaaaagaaaggacggaagcgcaggaaaaagaagaaaggacgcAGGCGCGGTCACAGAAGGCGACACAGACTTGATGGTTCCAGAAACTCTACCAgaacaaaagggaaaaggaaaaggaaacatccCCGCCTGCCGTTCCGCGTCCCCACGGTGATTCCTCCCTTGGCTGTCAATGCCACTTCTGGCGGGGCAAGGGGCGTGGGAGGTACCAACAGCAGCGACGCAGATGGAGTTTCAggcgatgaggaagagaaagtagaagacTTGTCATCTTCAGAGATGTCACTGCCCAAGTACCTACGTCACCGGGGCCGGCGCCAACTGGGCGAGGGAGGCGGCATCATTCAGGCGCCTCTGCTGAGTGCCTGCAAACCCGGTGCTAAGAGGGACTATAACTACAAGTGTCGACCCAAGTTCATCCCTCAGGGGCGCGACAGGCGAAGGGTTGGGGGCGTGTCTGTGGGACCCCGCAGACCAACCATATCTTGCCCTAAG GGTACTCGGCTTGATCCCCGTGGCAAGTGTCAGCAAATCGGATGA
- the LOC135104435 gene encoding uncharacterized protein LOC135104435 isoform X2, with translation MTLQPGPWVTSGHCSRNSNTSRRSDQDRCQVAGGEGAMAGPPPLLNAGVDMASPPPRFTNFLPSAPEPLLHYSFPSEADTLAYVDALKHSDLSDWRSLQEVAARAGAGSCSGAVTTSVLTALYLLGLFNLCVASPASCCVPPASGRRRRRSSVDATLPPLLNNLQYNLSSLSLEQFRALPHVTTPDGGRVPLHISVVEQVRKLWDSNPRLLSSVSCSSATESVRSSFISLSGVASGIILAYSVAQLNQCYPDHTPHTNNPPKIWFFPIPKAATQPRFPVPMIPVDIPVSGDDEEEDGCPRDEVPLGLDRCAPLLSSNPCPYRHWVLLNSDTRTGECVPRLCADNYVYVETDQLCHDVNEPGICPGNRRLYLTAYGTAVCDCPEGMFPGPNDSCYFLYEKAYCNRGSVLQFDRTSKTLTCRPDPCSHVNSQLWPDDLPYAPRPKDGFCYQFNEQGPCKAGQRFGYDTDKLEATCVSLMEAGLARPRRSFQYQQMSFPATQDRQYHHYQVSYIIMNGTTWDLEVKGIKRTKRDVAEPQRGTPHLSSGHLVVPFIDTRSFPRDVHPSQRPQALRWARRRHTWRGNNHARRVHAIRHQRGAARTRAMEGQASHHIRRKVYNRARLKNRRMNGGRARQSRETTFDSELRRDFRSIVKINHSPAMRPVVVPQTPSLSAVARPVRKVNLRSGGRAARQNSRRRKNKKRGKGRRKKKGRKRRKKKKGRRRGHRRRHRLDGSRNSTRTKGKRKRKHPRLPFRVPTVIPPLAVNATSGGARGVGGTNSSDADGVSGDEEEKVEDLSSSEMSLPKYLRHRGRRQLGEGGGIIQAPLLSACKPGAKRDYNYKCRPKFIPQGRDRRRVGGVSVGPRRPTISCPKGTRLDPRGKCQQIG, from the exons GACAGGTGTCAGGTGGCAGGTGGTGAGGGCGCCATGGCCGGGCCGCCGCCCCTCCTGAACGCCGGTGTGGACATGgcctcccctccaccccgcTTCACGAATTTCCTGCCCTCCGCCCCAGAGCCGCTCCTCCACTACAGCTTTCCCTCCGAGGCAGACACGCTGGCCTACGTCGACGCCCTCAAACATTCTGACCTCAGTGACTGGAGGTCGCTGCAGGAG GTGGCGGCGCGGGCAGGGGCTGGATCTTGTTCGGGCGCAGTCACCACCTCGGTTCTGACTGCGCTGTATCTGCTGGGTCTCTTCAACCTGTGCGTCGCGTCACCTGCCTCCTGCTGCGTCCCTCCAGCCTcgggccgccgccgccgtcgcag CTCCGTTGACGCCACACTCCCGCCGCTACTCAACAACCTGCAGTACAACCTCTCTAGCCTTTCCCTGGAACAGTTCCGTGCCCTGCCGCATGTCACCACTCCTGACGGCGGCCGTGTTCCCCTCCACATATCAGTAGTCGAGCAG GTACGAAAGCTGTGGGACTCCAATCCTCGTCTGCTGTCATCCGTGTCGTGCTCATCGGCCACGGAATCAGTGCGCTCGTCTTTCATCTCCCTAAGCGGCGTGGCGTCTGGCATCATTCTGGCTTACAGCGTGGCGCAGCTCAACCAGTGCTACCCCGACCACACCCCGCACACAAACAACCCTCCCAAGATATGGTTCTTTCCTATCCCCAAGGCAGCCACCCAGCCACGGTTCCCCGTCCCCATGATCCCGGTGGACATTCCCGTCTCAG GcgatgacgaggaagaagacGGCTGCCCGAGGGATGAGGTGCCGCTAGGGTTGGACCGATGtgcccctctcctctcttccaacCCGTGTCCCTACCGCCACTGGGTCCTCCTCAACAGCGACACACGCACG ggAGAGTGTGTTCCACGTTTATGTGCCGACAATTATGTGTATGTGGAGACCGATCAGCTGTGTCATGACGTGAACGAGCCTGGCATATGTCCCGGCAACAGGCGCCTCTACCTCACCGCCTATGGCACTGCCGTCTGCGACTGTCCGGAAG GTATGTTCCCGGGACCCAACGACTCGTGTTACTTCCTGTATGAGAAAGCCTACTGCAACCGCGGATCTGTCCTGCAATTTGACCGCACCTCCAAGACTCTCACCTGCAGGCCTGATCCGTGCAGCCACGTCAACAGTCAGCTCTGGCCCGACGACCTGCCCTACGCCCCGCGTCCCAAGGATGGTTTCTGCTACCAATTTAACGAG CAAGGACCATGCAAGGCAGGGCAAAGATTTGGCTACGACACGGACAAGCTGGAAGCTACCTGCGTCTCCCTCATGGAAGCTGGCCTTGCTCGACCCCGCAGGTCTTTCCAGTATCAACAGATGTCGTTCCCGGCCACCCAGGACCGCCAGTACCATCACTATCAG GTATCGTATATAATTATGAACGGCACGACCTGGGATCTTGAGGTGAAGGGAATCAAGAGGACCAAGAGGGACGTAGCCGAACCTCAGCGAGGAACACCGCACCTCTCCTCTGGCCATCTTGTAGTGCCCTTCATCGACACAAGAAGTTTTCCACGAGATGTCCACCCCTCCCAGCGGCCTCAGGCCTTGCGATGGGCTCGCCGCAGGCACACATGGAGGGGCAATAATCACGCCAGACGAGTCCATGCCATTAGACACCAGAGGGGCGCCGCAAGGACTCGTGCAATGGAAGGTCAGGCATCACACCACATCAGGAGAAAAGTTTATAATCGAGCTAgattgaaaaacagaagaatgaATGGTGGACGAGCTCGTCAAAGTCGAGAGACAACCTTCGATTCGGAACTCCGACGTGATTTCCGCAGCATTGTCAAG ATCAATCATTCTCCGGCAATGCGCCCTGTTGTGGTGCCACAGACACCGTCTCTTTCGGCCGTTGCTCGCCCTGTCCGGAAGGTTAACCTTAGAAGTGGTGGCAGAGCGGCTCGACAGAACTCTAGgcggaggaagaataagaagaggggcaaagggagaagaaaaaagaaaggacggaagcgcaggaaaaagaagaaaggacgcAGGCGCGGTCACAGAAGGCGACACAGACTTGATGGTTCCAGAAACTCTACCAgaacaaaagggaaaaggaaaaggaaacatccCCGCCTGCCGTTCCGCGTCCCCACGGTGATTCCTCCCTTGGCTGTCAATGCCACTTCTGGCGGGGCAAGGGGCGTGGGAGGTACCAACAGCAGCGACGCAGATGGAGTTTCAggcgatgaggaagagaaagtagaagacTTGTCATCTTCAGAGATGTCACTGCCCAAGTACCTACGTCACCGGGGCCGGCGCCAACTGGGCGAGGGAGGCGGCATCATTCAGGCGCCTCTGCTGAGTGCCTGCAAACCCGGTGCTAAGAGGGACTATAACTACAAGTGTCGACCCAAGTTCATCCCTCAGGGGCGCGACAGGCGAAGGGTTGGGGGCGTGTCTGTGGGACCCCGCAGACCAACCATATCTTGCCCTAAG GGTACTCGGCTTGATCCCCGTGGCAAGTGTCAGCAAATCGGATGA